The following proteins are co-located in the Defluviitalea raffinosedens genome:
- the spoIIE gene encoding stage II sporulation protein E produces the protein MERVEYSTFKKVDLPKAKKTIHWKNFFLDVTYKDLFIDLVGFTISRVILFTNLLPLSIAYFAAGLPAKANRIWLLLFTCAGVLSVRDSVLSSKYIGTFVLMLVFQYLVEARGYKPTKIVQAVLAMGSCFAMGILTAAINGFSGYYLIVAVLESIFVFTAAYIYGSAISCIKGSLKRTILSNEEIISLILIFGTAIAGVIDFSVSGIYFREVISIFLVLLFGFIGGPSIGGTVGIVIGTILTLIGVMPAGSIGVLGISGMITGLFKDIGRIGSGIGFLLGQMIVSFYFEGTAITYDFLKPIIAASILFFTFPKGVITYIKQFINNESETGQEVYYKRIRDITAQQLEAFSNAFLKLSRTFSNISRKKTSLNQRDVSMLIEDVASRVCKDCGLCSHCWETDFYNTYQTVFSILSAAERKSRIDLSDIPQDFVDKCLRVDVFTDTTNRMFELYKLNLLWHNRIVESRELVSEQLKGVSSIIGNLAMEVYGEVYFKEELEQAIKVELDREKIIVSDVIVVLNRQNKYEVVIEHSPCKGKRLCTKNILPVVSKILGRRMKVIDSGCVGICSKDKCKMKLIEEEKFRIMTGVARESKESNAISGDNYSFMEIKNGQYLLALSDGMGTGNKASEESSAAIELLEEFIESGFDKDLAIKMINSVLVLKSNEDFFSTLDMTIIDLYTGVAEFVKIGAASAFIKRGEMVEVIGSSSLPVGMLSNVDIDVTKKKLKDGDIIVMVTDGVLDSKKDIIEKEKWFSEILKGIDTNQPEYIADYLLNIAKENSDHEIEDDMTILVAKVWEKYL, from the coding sequence ACATTTAAGAAAGTAGATCTGCCGAAAGCGAAAAAAACCATCCATTGGAAAAATTTTTTCCTGGACGTAACTTATAAGGACTTATTCATTGATCTTGTAGGATTTACAATTTCCAGAGTCATTCTTTTTACCAATTTACTTCCTCTAAGCATTGCTTATTTTGCTGCAGGTTTGCCTGCGAAGGCCAATCGAATTTGGTTGCTTTTATTCACTTGTGCAGGCGTTTTAAGTGTAAGAGACTCTGTTTTGTCTTCAAAATATATCGGAACTTTTGTTTTAATGCTTGTATTTCAGTATTTGGTAGAAGCCAGGGGCTATAAGCCAACTAAAATTGTACAAGCTGTTCTTGCCATGGGTTCCTGCTTTGCCATGGGTATACTAACTGCGGCTATTAATGGTTTTTCGGGCTACTATTTGATTGTAGCAGTTTTAGAAAGCATTTTTGTTTTTACAGCTGCGTACATATATGGCAGTGCAATTTCATGTATAAAAGGTTCCTTAAAAAGAACGATTTTAAGCAATGAAGAAATTATCAGTTTGATTTTAATTTTTGGGACAGCCATTGCTGGTGTTATTGATTTTTCTGTCAGTGGAATTTATTTTCGAGAAGTGATTAGTATATTCCTGGTTTTACTATTTGGATTTATAGGAGGACCTTCTATAGGAGGAACTGTAGGCATTGTGATTGGAACTATACTAACCCTTATTGGGGTAATGCCTGCAGGATCTATTGGGGTTTTAGGTATATCCGGGATGATTACTGGACTCTTTAAAGACATCGGACGAATAGGGAGCGGTATAGGCTTTTTACTAGGACAGATGATCGTTTCTTTTTATTTTGAGGGCACAGCGATTACCTATGATTTTTTAAAACCCATTATTGCAGCCAGTATTCTGTTTTTTACTTTCCCTAAAGGAGTTATAACCTATATTAAACAGTTTATAAACAATGAATCTGAAACAGGGCAAGAAGTTTATTATAAACGCATAAGAGACATTACAGCGCAGCAACTAGAAGCGTTTTCCAATGCTTTTTTAAAATTATCCAGGACATTTTCTAATATTTCCAGAAAAAAGACCAGTTTAAATCAGCGGGATGTATCCATGCTGATTGAAGATGTTGCTTCCAGAGTATGCAAGGATTGCGGTTTGTGTTCCCATTGCTGGGAGACTGATTTTTATAATACATACCAAACTGTATTTAGCATTTTATCCGCTGCAGAAAGAAAATCCCGAATCGACCTTAGTGATATTCCGCAAGATTTTGTGGATAAATGTTTAAGGGTAGATGTATTTACTGATACGACCAACAGGATGTTTGAACTGTATAAATTAAACCTGCTTTGGCATAACAGAATAGTGGAAAGCAGGGAATTGGTATCAGAGCAATTAAAAGGGGTTTCATCCATCATTGGCAATTTAGCAATGGAAGTATACGGAGAAGTTTATTTCAAAGAAGAACTGGAACAAGCCATTAAAGTAGAACTGGACCGGGAAAAAATTATTGTATCTGATGTAATCGTAGTTTTGAACCGTCAAAATAAATACGAAGTGGTGATTGAGCATTCTCCTTGCAAAGGGAAGCGGCTGTGTACAAAAAATATTCTGCCTGTAGTAAGTAAGATTCTGGGCAGGAGAATGAAAGTCATAGACAGTGGATGTGTTGGCATTTGCAGCAAAGACAAATGTAAGATGAAACTCATCGAAGAAGAAAAATTCAGGATTATGACAGGAGTAGCCAGAGAATCAAAAGAAAGCAATGCCATATCGGGAGATAATTATTCCTTTATGGAAATAAAGAACGGCCAATATCTTTTAGCTCTCTCTGATGGCATGGGGACCGGCAATAAAGCCAGCGAAGAAAGCAGTGCAGCCATAGAACTTCTGGAAGAATTCATAGAATCAGGATTTGACAAGGATCTGGCCATTAAAATGATCAATTCCGTACTGGTTTTAAAATCCAACGAGGATTTCTTTTCAACCCTCGATATGACGATTATCGATTTGTATACAGGAGTTGCGGAATTTGTTAAAATTGGAGCCGCTTCAGCATTCATAAAACGAGGAGAAATGGTAGAAGTTATTGGTTCTTCTTCCCTGCCGGTAGGCATGCTGAGCAATGTAGATATTGATGTCACCAAGAAGAAACTAAAAGACGGAGACATTATTGTTATGGTGACGGATGGGGTTTTAGACTCCAAGAAAGACATCATAGAAAAAGAAAAATGGTTCAGCGAGATCCTGAAAGGCATAGATACCAACCAACCAGAGTATATTGCTGATTATCTTTTAAACATTGCAAAAGAGAATTCTGATCATGAAATAGAAGATGACATGACGATTTTAGTCGCTAAGGTGTGGGAAAAATATTTGTGA
- the tilS gene encoding tRNA lysidine(34) synthetase TilS — MIQKDNNIIVGVSGGADSMCLLHLLKQVSRIVPFKITAVHINHGIRGKEAEEDAAYVRDICKTWDIPCFIYNIDVKKEALKRKCSEEEAGRAVRYEIFEKVREETHGDKIAVAHNMNDQAETVLMQLFRGSGMKGLGGITPVRDHIIRPLLEFTRDEIEQYCLENHIHYRQDYTNALNIYTRNKIRNELIPFIKKNFNPNIVKTLYNMSTLLREEESFLNDEANKHLKLCIKEEKAHLVILDNPLFCSYHPVLQKRIIRIVLERLRGQLKNIDLNHVLDVIELSRKGTGKKLCLPNDIIVKRQYEDLIFQAGEELFEGFCYDVSVPSTIFVKELNAKVEVIVLDKENFNLSHQNTCTKSFDYDKIETGLHIRTKQPGDRILLKNGTKKLKDFFIDEKIPRDERDRIPLLADGNKILWVIGYRYSDAYKITSSTEKVLQVRWIPLTKDEV; from the coding sequence ATGATACAAAAAGATAATAATATAATAGTCGGGGTGTCCGGAGGAGCAGATTCCATGTGTCTGCTTCATCTGTTAAAGCAAGTATCCCGGATTGTTCCATTTAAAATAACTGCTGTTCATATCAACCACGGAATACGGGGCAAAGAAGCTGAAGAGGATGCAGCTTATGTTCGTGACATATGTAAAACATGGGATATTCCATGCTTTATATATAACATAGATGTGAAAAAAGAGGCTTTAAAAAGAAAATGCAGTGAAGAAGAAGCTGGCAGAGCAGTTCGGTACGAGATCTTTGAAAAAGTGAGAGAAGAAACCCACGGGGACAAAATTGCAGTGGCCCATAATATGAATGACCAGGCAGAAACGGTATTAATGCAGTTGTTTAGAGGCAGTGGCATGAAGGGATTAGGAGGCATTACTCCGGTCAGGGACCATATAATAAGGCCCTTGCTCGAATTTACCAGGGATGAGATCGAACAATACTGCCTGGAAAATCATATACATTATAGACAAGATTATACCAATGCACTCAACATATACACCCGAAATAAAATACGCAATGAACTGATTCCTTTTATTAAAAAAAATTTCAATCCAAATATTGTTAAGACCCTATACAATATGAGCACCCTCCTCAGGGAAGAAGAAAGCTTTTTAAACGATGAGGCAAACAAGCATCTCAAGCTCTGTATCAAAGAAGAAAAAGCCCATCTTGTAATACTGGATAATCCTTTGTTTTGCTCATATCATCCTGTCCTTCAAAAGCGAATCATAAGAATCGTTCTGGAAAGGTTAAGGGGACAGTTGAAAAACATCGACTTAAACCATGTTCTGGACGTTATTGAATTAAGCAGGAAAGGTACGGGTAAAAAGCTTTGTCTGCCTAATGATATCATTGTAAAAAGGCAGTATGAAGATTTAATATTTCAGGCAGGAGAAGAACTTTTTGAAGGATTTTGCTACGATGTTTCTGTACCTTCAACCATATTTGTAAAAGAATTGAATGCTAAGGTGGAAGTAATCGTACTGGATAAAGAGAATTTTAACTTATCTCATCAGAATACCTGTACGAAAAGTTTTGACTATGATAAAATAGAAACTGGTCTGCATATTAGAACGAAACAGCCTGGAGACCGTATTCTTCTTAAAAATGGAACCAAAAAACTTAAGGATTTTTTCATTGATGAAAAAATTCCAAGGGATGAAAGAGACAGGATTCCCTTACTGGCAGATGGGAATAAAATTCTTTGGGTGATTGGTTATCGGTATAGCGATGCTTATAAAATTACTTCATCCACGGAAAAAGTTTTACAGGTAAGGTGGATTCCTTTGAC